Proteins from a single region of Catenulispora acidiphila DSM 44928:
- a CDS encoding TolB-like translocation protein, with product MTDIETETETGEHAPRDNRAKILLSSIAVLLVVAVAAGLTAFLGRSTKRAGVAGAFTIAAGELTYRSTVQGPDFGKVVEVGSGAASTAVATVSSVQCERSYTASGVLLCLQSEGNLISQPYAEIYDSSLKQTKKLAITGTPNRARLSADGRMAAWTTFVTGDSYTQPGASTRASILDLKTGEYVDSLESFNAFVNGSPYKAVDINFWGVTFAADDNTFYATMGSTSKTWLMKGDFKAHTLHSLRENVECPSLSPDGTRLVFKKRVSDDIRHPWRFTVLNLATMRETPLAETRSVDDQAAWLNTTTVMYAVPHDDDPGSDLYAVPADGSGAPRLLAANGMSPSVTSG from the coding sequence ATGACTGATATTGAGACCGAGACGGAGACCGGGGAGCACGCGCCGCGCGACAACCGGGCGAAGATCCTGCTCTCGTCGATCGCGGTGCTCCTGGTGGTCGCCGTGGCAGCCGGGCTGACCGCTTTCCTGGGGCGTTCCACGAAGCGCGCCGGGGTCGCAGGGGCGTTCACGATCGCCGCCGGGGAGCTGACGTATCGGTCGACGGTGCAGGGTCCGGACTTCGGCAAGGTTGTCGAGGTCGGGTCCGGGGCGGCGTCCACTGCGGTGGCCACGGTCTCCAGCGTTCAGTGCGAGCGGTCCTATACGGCGTCCGGCGTACTGCTGTGTCTGCAATCCGAGGGCAATCTCATCAGCCAGCCCTATGCGGAGATCTACGACAGTTCTCTTAAGCAGACCAAGAAGCTGGCGATCACTGGTACCCCGAACCGTGCCCGGCTGTCCGCGGACGGACGGATGGCGGCGTGGACGACCTTCGTTACCGGGGACTCCTATACGCAGCCCGGTGCGTCGACGCGTGCGTCGATCCTGGACCTGAAGACAGGGGAGTACGTCGACTCCCTAGAGAGCTTCAATGCGTTCGTGAACGGCAGCCCCTATAAAGCGGTCGACATCAACTTCTGGGGCGTCACCTTCGCCGCCGACGACAACACCTTCTACGCGACGATGGGCAGCACCAGCAAGACGTGGCTGATGAAGGGCGACTTCAAGGCGCACACGCTGCATTCGCTGCGGGAGAACGTGGAGTGTCCCTCACTGTCGCCGGACGGTACGCGCCTGGTCTTCAAGAAGCGGGTGTCCGACGACATCCGGCATCCTTGGCGTTTCACCGTCCTGAACCTCGCCACGATGCGGGAGACACCGCTGGCCGAGACCCGCAGCGTCGACGACCAGGCGGCGTGGCTGAACACCACCACGGTCATGTACGCGGTCCCGCACGACGACGACCCGGGCAGCGATCTGTACGCCGTGCCCGCGGACGGCAGCGGGGCGCCTCGGCTGCTGGCTGCCAACGGTATGTCCCCGTCTGTCACCTCCGGGTGA
- a CDS encoding glycosyltransferase family 4 protein — MRVAILNWRDPWQRSAGGAEAFAHEVARGFVARGDTVDFLTSREPGQPRSELHEGIRWLRRGGRWTVYAGVFGRLIRARLRGPAYDFVIDCQNGIPFFSPLAVSRRRTGVAIVVHHVHDEQFATHFSRPLAALGRWLEGPAARQVYRRHTAVAVSESTITAMRTRLRWTGAIELIHNGVATEGFQRLSLPPALPLASASAPRLVAVGRLVRHKRLEHVLHLADDLAETWPGIEIHIIGRGPDESRIREAASRLHHADRVHIHGHLATQAKNHLLQSAWLHLSASQGEGWGLSVLEAAALGVPTVAYDVDGLRDAIRDGVTGWLVPPGDTLADTVSGVLKELDSDPERASEVKGACLAWAARFDWERTRNAMAQLAVRNSRAPGTRTIE, encoded by the coding sequence GTGCGCGTAGCCATCCTGAACTGGCGTGACCCGTGGCAGCGGAGCGCCGGGGGAGCGGAGGCTTTCGCCCACGAGGTCGCCCGCGGATTCGTCGCACGCGGCGACACCGTCGACTTCCTCACCTCCCGCGAACCCGGCCAGCCGCGAAGCGAGCTGCACGAGGGCATCCGATGGCTGCGACGCGGCGGACGCTGGACGGTCTACGCGGGCGTGTTCGGCCGCCTGATCAGGGCTCGATTACGCGGGCCCGCCTACGACTTCGTGATCGACTGCCAGAACGGCATCCCGTTCTTCTCGCCCCTGGCCGTGTCCCGACGCCGCACCGGCGTGGCGATCGTCGTCCACCACGTCCACGACGAGCAGTTCGCCACCCACTTCAGCCGCCCGCTCGCCGCCCTCGGACGCTGGCTGGAGGGACCGGCGGCCCGCCAGGTCTACCGGCGCCACACAGCGGTGGCGGTCTCAGAGTCCACCATCACGGCGATGCGGACCCGCCTGCGCTGGACCGGAGCGATCGAGCTCATTCACAACGGCGTTGCCACAGAAGGCTTTCAGCGCCTGTCTCTACCTCCAGCCTTGCCACTGGCTTCGGCATCAGCTCCTCGACTGGTCGCCGTCGGCCGCCTGGTCCGGCACAAGCGCCTGGAGCACGTCCTCCACCTCGCCGACGACCTGGCGGAAACCTGGCCCGGCATCGAGATCCACATCATCGGCCGCGGTCCCGACGAGTCCCGGATCCGGGAAGCCGCATCGCGCCTGCACCACGCCGATCGCGTCCACATCCACGGCCACCTCGCCACCCAGGCCAAGAACCACCTCCTGCAATCGGCCTGGCTCCACCTGTCCGCCTCCCAAGGCGAAGGCTGGGGACTGTCGGTACTGGAGGCCGCGGCGCTCGGCGTGCCGACCGTCGCCTACGACGTCGACGGTCTGCGCGACGCCATCCGCGACGGCGTCACCGGCTGGCTCGTCCCCCCGGGGGACACGCTCGCCGACACCGTCTCCGGCGTCCTGAAGGAGCTCGACAGCGATCCGGAGAGGGCGTCGGAGGTGAAGGGGGCATGCCTGGCGTGGGCGGCCCGATTCGACTGGGAACGCACGCGCAACGCGATGGCGCAGTTGGCCGTCAGGAACTCCCGCGCCCCCGGCACACGCACGATCGAGTGA
- a CDS encoding polysaccharide biosynthesis protein yields MLRRARATDDGGGDGDAGVPRRGGGHTASAGLLVAVGTGLGNVLAYGFNLVLSRGLGPGGYAELGTLLSVFLIGTVPGLAVQAINARRLAVAADASPAARAALVRGLRRRGLAVGIGVAALFVALAPAIAALLPSVTVGGVAWTGVSLAANTVFASYLGIAQGTSRFMTMTVLYLAAQGSRLAIGAVAASAQVSPTAVMAAQTAAWAFAAVAGRWLLREGGNGAPAGDAALVGDVTPASNGALAGDRGLAGNEALGGDGALAGNEALAGEGALAGNTPLARNAALAGEGALGGNAALAGNAALAGGAAFAGKGALASDGALAGDAAGVGARAAGGVGVPAHHGYLSEVLRATGGLGGILLLTVLDTLLASRYLTGGDLGRYNTGALLARAAFFAPSFVAMLAYPRLARPGERRRALLTSLALTGGIGVLGVAIAGVGGDPLIGVAFGEKYATPGGFDLGAEGWVFASVGALLALVNLALLDGVARRSHAVSAVVLGGIVLETTVIVGFAHNSAVAIVTAAAACSLATATASVTVCLAARTAPESVATALEVEDAPTVGAVTQST; encoded by the coding sequence ATGCTCCGCAGGGCCAGGGCCACAGACGACGGGGGCGGGGACGGGGACGCGGGCGTGCCGCGCCGTGGCGGCGGACACACGGCGTCGGCCGGACTGCTGGTGGCGGTCGGGACCGGGCTCGGGAACGTGCTGGCGTACGGCTTCAACCTGGTGCTCTCGCGCGGGCTCGGGCCCGGCGGCTACGCGGAGCTGGGGACGCTGCTGTCGGTGTTCCTGATCGGGACGGTGCCGGGCCTGGCGGTGCAGGCGATCAACGCCCGGCGGCTGGCGGTGGCCGCGGACGCCTCGCCGGCGGCGCGCGCCGCTCTGGTGCGAGGGCTGCGGCGGCGGGGGCTGGCGGTCGGGATCGGGGTGGCCGCGCTGTTCGTGGCGCTGGCGCCGGCGATCGCGGCGCTGCTGCCGTCGGTGACGGTCGGGGGCGTGGCGTGGACGGGGGTGTCGCTCGCGGCGAACACGGTGTTCGCGTCCTACTTGGGGATCGCGCAGGGGACCTCGCGGTTCATGACGATGACGGTGCTGTACCTGGCAGCGCAGGGATCGCGGCTGGCGATCGGGGCGGTGGCGGCTTCGGCGCAGGTGTCGCCGACGGCGGTGATGGCGGCGCAGACGGCCGCTTGGGCGTTCGCGGCGGTGGCGGGGCGGTGGCTGCTGCGGGAGGGCGGGAACGGGGCGCCGGCGGGCGATGCGGCGCTAGTTGGCGATGTGACACCGGCTAGCAATGGGGCGCTGGCTGGCGACAGAGGGCTGGCAGGCAACGAGGCGCTGGGAGGCGATGGGGCGCTGGCAGGCAACGAGGCGCTGGCTGGCGAAGGAGCGCTGGCAGGTAATACGCCGTTGGCGCGCAATGCGGCGCTGGCTGGCGAAGGAGCGCTGGGAGGCAATGCGGCGCTGGCGGGCAATGCGGCGCTGGCGGGCGGTGCGGCGTTCGCGGGCAAAGGAGCGCTGGCGAGCGATGGAGCGCTGGCAGGCGATGCGGCGGGCGTCGGGGCGCGAGCGGCGGGTGGAGTGGGAGTGCCCGCGCACCACGGTTACCTGTCCGAAGTGCTCCGAGCGACCGGCGGGCTCGGCGGCATCCTGCTGCTGACGGTGCTCGACACGCTGTTGGCCAGCCGCTACCTGACCGGCGGGGACTTGGGGCGGTACAACACCGGGGCGTTGTTGGCGCGTGCGGCGTTCTTCGCGCCGAGTTTTGTGGCGATGCTGGCTTACCCGCGGTTGGCGCGGCCTGGGGAGCGGCGGCGTGCGCTGCTGACGTCGCTGGCGCTGACCGGGGGGATCGGCGTTCTCGGGGTGGCGATCGCGGGGGTGGGGGGCGATCCGCTGATCGGCGTGGCGTTCGGGGAGAAGTACGCGACGCCGGGCGGCTTCGATCTGGGCGCCGAGGGCTGGGTGTTCGCGAGCGTGGGAGCGCTGCTGGCGCTGGTGAACCTGGCGCTCCTCGACGGCGTCGCGCGCCGCTCCCACGCGGTCTCGGCGGTGGTGCTCGGCGGCATCGTGCTGGAGACGACGGTGATCGTGGGCTTCGCGCACAACTCGGCCGTGGCGATCGTGACGGCCGCGGCGGCGTGCTCACTGGCGACCGCGACCGCGTCGGTGACGGTGTGCCTCGCGGCGCGCACGGCACCGGAGTCGGTCGCAACGGCGTTAGAAGTCGAGGACGCACCGACGGTCGGAGCGGTGACTCAGAGCACGTAG
- a CDS encoding N,N-dimethylformamidase beta subunit family domain-containing protein, translated as MEERDAAAGNAKGGARWKTVTGSAAFATAVFALGYSCTGTSAPTAVSAGPPVKIAVQTPEQPNARGKLPQDRTRPSTAPCATVVRPAGWSRLENAKRGDSSWRSSFDADTDTVAGYLDHVSAACGDTLALHLSGYVSSASVTAYRMGWYGGAGGRVVWSSSHVPVSASPTKNSGSPTYTVEASWPVAERIEVTPAWTPGYYLLVVRAGPHDAGDAIPLIIRDDSAGNGAAGTGSSPLLLQASVLTYQAYNNYGRYSLYYGPKDQSAKRSDRSRVASFDRPYNGDGYRAPFLYDIPLEQEAEKLGLDVDCTTDIDVDERPSQVAAHKGLLVGGHSEYWTRRMYDAALYARDNGTNIGFFGANEIYWHARLEPAPSGPDRRMAVYRSANEDPLAKPDPSQATVLWDSPQLQMPEASIVGPAYGELGADGGAFRVLQPDSWIFAGTGVVKDQELKNSLGGEYDTVKNIAATPPDIDVIAAAPIVFNGQSTMATMSYYTDPSGAGVFAGGMTYWDCQMARMCGDRPVDPQTANLLAAMTDNVLRVYAAGPAGRRYPSAHRPAPTAQALISTAPAQSDVGIGPPKPSDG; from the coding sequence ATGGAAGAGCGGGATGCCGCGGCGGGAAACGCTAAGGGGGGAGCGCGTTGGAAGACCGTCACGGGTTCGGCCGCCTTCGCCACCGCTGTGTTCGCCCTCGGTTACAGCTGCACCGGGACGTCGGCACCGACCGCGGTCAGCGCCGGCCCTCCGGTGAAGATCGCCGTCCAGACCCCGGAGCAGCCCAACGCCAGGGGGAAGCTTCCTCAGGACCGCACCAGGCCGTCCACGGCGCCGTGCGCGACCGTGGTCCGGCCAGCCGGCTGGTCCCGGCTGGAGAACGCCAAGCGGGGTGACTCCTCGTGGCGGTCCAGCTTCGACGCGGACACGGACACGGTCGCCGGATACCTGGACCATGTGAGCGCCGCCTGTGGGGACACCTTGGCGCTGCATCTGTCGGGCTATGTGTCCTCCGCCTCCGTGACCGCCTACCGGATGGGTTGGTACGGCGGGGCGGGCGGGCGTGTGGTGTGGAGTTCTTCGCACGTCCCGGTCAGCGCCAGTCCGACGAAGAACTCCGGGTCGCCGACGTACACGGTCGAGGCTTCCTGGCCGGTCGCCGAGCGCATCGAGGTCACGCCGGCTTGGACGCCGGGCTACTACCTGTTGGTGGTGCGCGCCGGGCCGCATGACGCCGGGGATGCGATCCCGCTGATCATTCGGGACGACAGTGCGGGCAACGGAGCGGCGGGGACTGGGAGTTCGCCTCTGCTGTTGCAGGCGTCGGTCCTCACATATCAGGCGTACAACAACTACGGACGGTACAGCCTCTACTACGGACCTAAGGACCAGTCCGCTAAGCGTTCGGACCGTTCGCGGGTGGCTTCCTTCGACCGTCCGTACAACGGTGACGGCTATCGCGCGCCGTTTCTATACGACATCCCATTGGAGCAGGAGGCGGAGAAGCTCGGGCTGGATGTCGACTGCACGACCGACATAGATGTGGACGAGCGGCCCAGTCAGGTCGCGGCGCACAAGGGGTTGCTGGTCGGTGGTCACTCCGAGTACTGGACGCGGCGTATGTATGACGCGGCGCTCTATGCGCGGGACAACGGGACCAACATCGGCTTCTTCGGCGCGAACGAGATCTACTGGCACGCGCGGCTGGAGCCGGCGCCGTCGGGTCCGGACCGGCGGATGGCCGTCTACCGCTCCGCGAACGAGGATCCGCTGGCCAAGCCCGATCCGTCGCAGGCGACCGTGCTATGGGATTCCCCGCAGTTGCAGATGCCGGAGGCGTCGATAGTGGGTCCGGCTTATGGGGAGCTGGGTGCGGACGGCGGGGCGTTCCGGGTGCTGCAGCCGGATTCGTGGATCTTCGCCGGGACCGGGGTCGTGAAGGACCAGGAGCTGAAGAACTCGCTCGGCGGCGAGTACGACACGGTGAAGAACATCGCGGCGACCCCGCCGGACATAGACGTCATCGCGGCGGCGCCGATCGTGTTCAACGGCCAGTCGACGATGGCGACGATGTCGTACTACACCGATCCGTCGGGCGCGGGCGTGTTCGCCGGCGGGATGACGTACTGGGACTGCCAGATGGCGCGCATGTGCGGGGACCGGCCGGTGGATCCGCAGACCGCGAACCTGCTGGCGGCGATGACGGACAACGTGCTGCGCGTCTACGCGGCCGGACCGGCCGGGCGGCGGTACCCCTCGGCGCACCGTCCGGCGCCGACCGCCCAGGCGCTGATCTCCACGGCCCCCGCGCAGAGCGACGTCGGGATCGGGCCGCCGAAGCCCTCGGACGGGTAG
- a CDS encoding N,N-dimethylformamidase beta subunit family domain-containing protein produces the protein MENSKSGTSSWQDAKRTRAGSVNGYLDRDSARCGDRVTAYLSALAPVAGASLSAYRMGYYGGAGGRLVWQVKDITVEPQAKAVVSGADLLTVAPWRPTVTFRVTKRWRPGYYLLVVRAPGQTASSIPLVVRADGDRAPLGFQASVLTYQAYNTFGGHSAYADSPRRAVASTEVSFDRPYEDGGYYSPYQYELPLVREIEKLGIDADYFTDVDADADPAQLRRHKGMVIGGHSEYWTKRMYDGAVAAREAGVNIAFFGANAVYTAARLTGSPLGPGRRVVIRRSLTGDLLAARDPSLATVNWSAPPLNRPEAALIGEGYGYLGASGSLRVLHPASWLFAGTGVTAGEVLRNTVGGEYDQVDVNQPTTPPDVDVLAAIPIRFLSGQAGMATTTYYVAPSQAGVFDAGTTYWPCVISGDCLHLAPTPPASRAVVERVTDNVLTAFAAGPAGLEHASTPNWPPSAEGLVGSARAVGDVAVRAY, from the coding sequence GTGGAGAACAGCAAGTCGGGGACGTCGTCTTGGCAGGATGCGAAGCGGACGCGGGCTGGGAGTGTGAACGGCTATCTGGACCGGGACAGTGCGCGGTGCGGGGACAGGGTCACCGCGTACCTGAGTGCGCTGGCGCCGGTGGCGGGGGCTTCGCTGTCGGCGTATCGGATGGGGTACTACGGGGGTGCGGGTGGGCGGTTGGTCTGGCAGGTCAAGGACATCACGGTTGAGCCGCAGGCGAAGGCTGTGGTCAGTGGCGCGGATCTGCTGACGGTGGCGCCGTGGCGGCCGACGGTGACGTTCCGGGTCACCAAGCGGTGGCGGCCGGGGTACTACCTGCTGGTGGTGCGGGCGCCGGGGCAGACGGCGTCGTCGATTCCGTTGGTGGTGCGCGCCGACGGGGATCGGGCGCCGTTGGGGTTCCAGGCCAGTGTGCTGACGTACCAGGCGTACAACACCTTCGGCGGGCACTCGGCGTACGCCGACTCGCCGCGCAGGGCGGTGGCCAGCACCGAGGTGAGCTTCGACCGGCCGTACGAGGACGGCGGGTACTACTCGCCGTACCAGTACGAGCTGCCGCTGGTGCGCGAGATCGAGAAGCTGGGCATCGATGCCGACTACTTCACCGACGTCGATGCCGACGCCGATCCGGCGCAGCTGCGGCGTCACAAGGGCATGGTCATCGGCGGCCACTCCGAGTACTGGACGAAGCGGATGTACGACGGCGCCGTCGCCGCGCGCGAGGCAGGCGTGAACATCGCCTTCTTTGGCGCCAACGCGGTCTACACGGCCGCGCGCCTGACCGGCTCCCCGCTGGGTCCGGGCCGCCGCGTGGTGATCCGCCGCTCGCTGACCGGCGACCTGCTCGCCGCGCGCGACCCCTCGCTGGCCACGGTGAACTGGTCCGCTCCGCCGCTGAACCGCCCCGAGGCCGCGCTGATCGGCGAGGGCTACGGCTACCTGGGCGCGAGCGGCTCGCTGCGCGTGCTGCACCCCGCCTCGTGGCTGTTCGCCGGCACCGGTGTGACCGCCGGCGAGGTGCTGCGCAACACGGTCGGCGGCGAGTACGACCAGGTGGACGTGAACCAGCCGACCACCCCGCCGGACGTGGACGTGCTCGCGGCGATACCGATCAGGTTCCTGAGCGGCCAGGCCGGCATGGCGACGACGACGTACTACGTGGCGCCCTCGCAGGCCGGCGTGTTCGACGCGGGCACGACGTACTGGCCCTGCGTGATCAGCGGCGACTGCCTGCACCTCGCCCCGACGCCGCCGGCGTCGCGCGCGGTCGTGGAGCGGGTGACGGACAACGTGCTGACCGCCTTCGCCGCCGGCCCGGCCGGACTGGAGCACGCGTCGACCCCGAACTGGCCGCCGTCGGCGGAGGGGTTGGTCGGGTCGGCACGGGCGGTGGGAGACGTGGCGGTGCGGGCTTATTGA
- a CDS encoding class I SAM-dependent methyltransferase encodes MEDNDTVRVARRHLSDSATIRANRGWWDANADDYQAEHGAFLGDDRFIWCPEGLDEAHAHLLGTDLAGKRVLEVGAGAAQCSRWLAAQGAYAVASDLSFGQLAHALRIDAGASQGAVVSSGEPTGSAETVEVAGLPLIQADAARLPFADEAFDIVCSAYGAVPFVADSQAVMSEAARVLKPGGRWVFSVSHPIRWAFPDDPGENGLTARDSYFDRRPYVEFDERGLATYAEHHRTLGDRVREIAAAGLRLVDVVEPEWPAGLTEVWGGWSPLRGRIIPGTAIFVTVKE; translated from the coding sequence ATCGAAGATAACGATACGGTCCGCGTGGCCCGCCGTCACCTGTCAGATTCCGCCACGATCCGGGCGAACCGGGGCTGGTGGGACGCCAACGCGGACGATTACCAGGCCGAACACGGTGCGTTCCTGGGCGATGACCGCTTCATCTGGTGCCCGGAGGGCCTGGACGAGGCGCACGCGCACCTGCTCGGCACGGACTTGGCGGGCAAGCGGGTCCTGGAGGTCGGCGCCGGCGCGGCGCAGTGCTCGCGGTGGCTGGCGGCGCAGGGGGCGTACGCGGTGGCTTCCGATCTTTCGTTCGGGCAGCTGGCGCACGCGCTGCGGATCGACGCCGGGGCGAGCCAGGGGGCGGTCGTCAGTTCTGGTGAGCCGACCGGGTCGGCGGAGACGGTGGAGGTGGCGGGACTCCCGCTGATCCAGGCGGACGCGGCCCGGCTGCCGTTCGCCGACGAGGCGTTCGACATCGTGTGCTCGGCGTACGGCGCGGTCCCGTTCGTCGCGGACTCGCAGGCGGTGATGAGCGAGGCGGCGCGCGTGCTGAAGCCGGGCGGCCGATGGGTGTTCTCGGTGTCGCACCCGATCCGGTGGGCGTTCCCGGACGACCCGGGCGAGAACGGCCTCACCGCGCGGGACTCGTACTTCGACCGGCGGCCGTATGTGGAGTTCGACGAGCGCGGGCTGGCGACGTACGCGGAGCACCACCGGACGCTGGGCGACCGGGTGCGCGAGATCGCGGCGGCGGGACTGCGGCTGGTGGACGTGGTGGAGCCGGAGTGGCCGGCCGGGCTGACAGAGGTCTGGGGCGGGTGGTCGCCGCTGCGGGGGCGCATCATTCCCGGGACGGCGATCTTCGTGACGGTGAAGGAGTAG
- a CDS encoding MFS transporter, translated as MYLTGSRTAKRIQEARSTRERVPFNVKMLGTVSLLTDVSSEMLVAVVGYYLLNVLHETPTAIGFLDGLYNGIPALLAIPAAYLSDRWQRRKLLAGLGYGASAVTKLGFPIVGPSFGGLSGLLSADRFGKGMRSAPRDALISLSSPPQILGRSFGVHRMLDNIGAATGPLIASFVLLWTTKFGTERKAFDALFIIAFCVAAVGVVVFCLYVTDHKAELQERSAASLRAAGGLVRQSWFIRTGIAVALLGLAWVSDTFVYLTLAHRMALSASEYALLATGTMGMFVLMAIPVGRLADRVGRWKVFVVGHLLLVIAYALLATNVPNGFLLVAALLLPGIAYAATDGVLMAYCGPRIPAALRTSGLAVMQSIGAVAGFVSSVAFGAAWSHTDPKTVMLWFAGAMAVAITVSTLLVSPWKERADD; from the coding sequence GTGTATCTGACGGGATCGAGGACTGCCAAGCGCATCCAGGAAGCCCGGAGCACGCGGGAGCGGGTCCCGTTCAACGTCAAGATGCTCGGCACGGTGAGCCTGCTGACGGACGTCTCCTCCGAGATGCTGGTCGCGGTGGTCGGCTACTACCTGCTCAACGTGCTCCACGAGACGCCGACGGCGATCGGCTTCCTGGACGGGCTCTACAACGGCATCCCCGCGCTGCTGGCCATCCCCGCGGCGTACCTGTCCGACCGCTGGCAGCGCCGCAAGCTGCTGGCCGGCCTCGGCTACGGGGCGTCCGCGGTGACCAAGCTCGGGTTCCCGATCGTCGGACCCTCATTCGGCGGGCTGAGCGGTCTGCTGAGCGCGGACCGCTTCGGCAAGGGGATGCGCTCGGCTCCGCGCGACGCGCTGATCTCCCTGTCCTCTCCGCCGCAGATCCTGGGGCGCTCGTTCGGCGTACACCGGATGCTCGACAACATCGGTGCGGCGACCGGTCCGCTCATCGCCTCCTTCGTCCTGCTGTGGACGACGAAGTTCGGTACGGAACGCAAAGCGTTCGACGCACTGTTCATCATCGCCTTCTGCGTCGCGGCCGTCGGTGTCGTGGTGTTCTGTCTCTATGTGACCGACCACAAGGCGGAACTGCAGGAGCGCTCCGCGGCGTCGCTGCGTGCGGCCGGCGGACTGGTGCGGCAGTCGTGGTTCATCCGTACGGGTATTGCTGTAGCGCTTCTGGGGCTCGCGTGGGTCAGCGACACCTTCGTGTACTTGACGCTCGCGCACAGAATGGCGCTGAGCGCTTCGGAGTATGCGTTGCTCGCCACCGGCACCATGGGGATGTTCGTCCTCATGGCCATTCCGGTGGGGCGTCTGGCGGACCGGGTCGGACGCTGGAAGGTGTTCGTGGTCGGGCACCTCTTGTTGGTCATCGCATATGCGCTCCTGGCTACGAACGTCCCTAACGGCTTCCTGTTGGTCGCCGCACTCCTGCTCCCGGGTATCGCCTATGCGGCCACTGACGGGGTTCTCATGGCGTATTGCGGCCCGCGTATCCCTGCTGCGCTGCGTACCTCAGGGCTCGCGGTGATGCAGTCGATCGGCGCGGTCGCCGGGTTCGTGTCCTCTGTCGCGTTCGGGGCTGCGTGGTCGCACACCGATCCCAAGACGGTCATGCTCTGGTTCGCCGGGGCGATGGCTGTCGCGATCACCGTCTCGACGCTGCTGGTGTCGCCGTGGAAAGAACGTGCAGATGACTGA
- the rpsA gene encoding 30S ribosomal protein S1, with protein sequence MTSSTETARTPQVAINDIGSAEEFLAAIDLTIKYFNDGDIVEGVIVKVDRDEVLLDIGYKTEGVIPSRELSIKHDVDPNEVVAVGDHIEALVLQKEDKEGRLILSKKRAQYERAWGTIEEIKEKDGIVTGTVIEVVKGGLILDIGLRGFLPASLVEMRRVRDLQPYVGKELEAKIIELDKNRNNVVLSRRAWLEQTQSEVRQNFLTTLQKGQVRSGVVSSIVNFGAFVDLGGVDGLVHVSELSWKHIDHPSEVVEVGQEVTVEVLDVDMDRERVSLSLKATMEDPWQTFARTHAIGQVVPGKVTKLVPFGAFVRVDEGIEGLVHISELAERHVEVPEQVVNVGDEIFVKVIDIDLDRRRISLSLKQANEGLTGDIETDQFDPALYGMAATYDDQGNYIYPEGFDPETGEWLEGYDAQREVWEGQYAEAHTRYESHQKQIAEARKADAEAGVQENAEGAPSSYSSGVVEETTGGALASDEALAALREKLSGGQS encoded by the coding sequence ATGACGAGCAGCACCGAGACCGCCCGAACGCCTCAGGTCGCCATCAACGACATCGGTTCGGCGGAGGAATTCCTCGCCGCGATCGACCTGACCATCAAGTACTTCAACGACGGCGACATCGTCGAAGGTGTCATCGTCAAGGTCGACCGGGATGAAGTCCTGCTCGACATCGGTTACAAGACCGAGGGTGTGATCCCGTCCAGGGAGCTCTCGATCAAGCACGACGTCGACCCCAACGAGGTCGTCGCCGTGGGCGACCACATCGAGGCCCTCGTCCTCCAGAAGGAGGACAAGGAAGGCCGCCTGATCCTGTCCAAGAAGCGCGCGCAGTACGAGCGCGCCTGGGGCACGATCGAGGAGATCAAGGAGAAGGACGGCATCGTCACCGGTACCGTCATCGAGGTCGTCAAGGGTGGTCTCATCCTGGACATCGGTCTCCGTGGCTTCCTGCCGGCCTCCCTGGTCGAGATGCGCCGCGTGCGCGACCTGCAGCCGTACGTCGGCAAGGAGCTCGAGGCCAAGATCATCGAGCTGGACAAGAACCGCAACAACGTGGTCCTGTCCCGCCGCGCCTGGCTCGAGCAGACCCAGTCCGAGGTCCGCCAGAACTTCCTCACGACCCTGCAGAAGGGTCAGGTCCGCTCCGGCGTCGTGTCCTCGATCGTCAACTTCGGCGCGTTCGTGGACCTCGGCGGCGTGGACGGTCTGGTGCACGTCAGCGAGCTGTCCTGGAAGCACATCGACCACCCCTCCGAGGTCGTCGAGGTCGGCCAGGAGGTCACGGTCGAGGTCCTGGACGTCGACATGGACCGCGAGCGCGTCTCGCTGTCCCTGAAGGCGACCATGGAGGACCCGTGGCAGACCTTCGCCCGCACCCACGCCATCGGGCAGGTCGTGCCGGGTAAGGTCACCAAGCTGGTGCCGTTCGGCGCGTTCGTCCGGGTGGACGAGGGCATCGAGGGCCTGGTCCACATCTCCGAGCTGGCCGAGCGCCACGTGGAGGTCCCGGAGCAGGTCGTCAACGTGGGCGACGAGATCTTCGTCAAGGTCATCGACATCGACCTGGACCGCCGTCGCATCTCGCTGTCGCTGAAGCAGGCCAACGAGGGCCTCACCGGCGACATCGAGACCGACCAGTTCGACCCGGCGCTGTACGGCATGGCCGCCACCTACGACGACCAGGGCAACTACATCTACCCCGAGGGCTTCGACCCGGAGACGGGCGAGTGGCTCGAGGGCTACGACGCCCAGCGCGAGGTGTGGGAGGGGCAGTACGCCGAGGCCCACACCCGCTACGAGTCGCACCAGAAGCAGATCGCCGAGGCCCGCAAGGCCGACGCCGAAGCCGGTGTCCAGGAGAACGCCGAGGGTGCGCCCTCGTCCTACTCCTCGGGTGTCGTCGAGGAGACCACCGGCGGTGCCCTGGCCTCCGACGAGGCCCTGGCCGCGCTGCGCGAGAAGCTGTCGGGCGGCCAGAGCTGA